The following is a genomic window from Hemitrygon akajei chromosome 6, sHemAka1.3, whole genome shotgun sequence.
agtgacaatggttttccgaagtactcccgagcccaggtagctataattgtcacagtagcatgacggtttcttaggcagtgccacctgagggctcaaagatcacgcgcattcaacagtggtttctgaccttgccctttacgcaactgagatgtctctgaattctctgaatcttttcacaatattatgtactgtagatgttgaaagacctaaattctctgcaatcttgcgttgggaaatgttccttttgaactgactaacaattctctcatgaattttggcacaaaggggtgagccacgacccatccttgcttgcaaagaatgagcctttgatggacgctacttttataccccgTCATAATACCTCACCtactaccaattagcctgcttaatgtggagtcttccaaactggtgttacttgaatattctgtgcacttttcaatcttattttaactctgtcccaacttttgttgagtgtgttgcagccatcaaattctaaatttgtgtatatttacaaaatacaattaagttggtcagtaaaactattgaaaatcttttctttgtacttttgtcagttaaataaaggttcacgtgaattaacatatcacagatttttgtttttactgcattttggaaaatatcccaacttttctggaaatggggtttgtagattctGGACAATGAATAGGGACAGATGAAGGACATGAAACCAAAAGAAGGAAAAGTTTCATTCTTTCCTTTTCCCTTGATCAAGCCCACATTGCAACACTCAGTAGAATTTGATTGTACTTGGAAAACAGGTCAAAAGCAAACAGACAAGTgtgacacacacaagatgctggaggaactcagcaggccagacagcatctgtggaaaagaataaacatttgacatttctggccaaggCCCTTCAGTAGAACTGAAGAAAaatgatgaggagtcagagtaaaaggggtgcggggggggggtggggggggaaggagggagaaacaataggtgataggtgaaaacaggggttgattggtgaaggagctagagaaaggggaatctaacaggggaggacagaaggccctggaagaaagaaataaggggaggagcaccatagCGAGGCTATGGGCAGGCAGGGAGAcaaggagagagtgggaaatggggatggggaatagagaaggtggggggcattaccagaagtttgagaaattaatgttcatgccatcaggttggaggctatccaaacggaatgcaaggtgttgctcctccaactgtgGCCTTATcccggcagtggaggaggccatggaaggacatgttggaatgggaatggaaagtggaattaaaatggttggccactgggagatccctctttttctggtggacagagcgttgGTGCTCCATGCAGAGCcgcctctactgtcgcaatgtgatcacactcaggttggaggagcagcaccttatattctgtctggctagcctccaacctgatggctgaacatcaatttctcaaacttctggtaatgctcctCCCTTCTCtaatccccattcccttttccccctctcaccttatctccttgtctggtgctcctcccccttttctttcttccattccttctatcctctcctattcgATTCCCCCtgctccagccctgtatctctttcactaatcaactttccagctctttacttcacccctccccctctggttTCACTTATCcacttgtgtttctccctcccctccactccctccGCCCTTTTACTCTCACCCGcctatctttttctctccagtcctcctggagggtttcagcccaaaatgtcaactgtactcttttccatagatgctgcctggcctattgagttcctccaacattctgtgtggtacttggatttccaacatctatggattttctcttgtttgtgatcagacAACAGTGATGTAGCTCAGACAGATTTTGCAAGGAACCCTTTCAGACTGTCGAATCTGTTAGCAGATGGATTGCTGAAATATGACTTGTAGAAAGATGCTGCTGCTCTATCTGTACTAACAAAAGGTTGAAGATATTTTCAGAATGGTATTTGGGTAATGTGGGACATCAGCACAGTAACAGTTTTGATgttgctgcctcacagttccaggGAACTGACCATATACAGTATCTGCCCGCACAGAGTTTgcagttctccccatgactatgtaTTCCCCTCGTGATCTAGTTTCCTTCCTCAAAGATATGTGGGTCTATAGGTTCACTATTTTGCTCCTAGTACGTAGGTGGTTGGAGCTGATGGGATGTGAGAGAACAGCTGGATGGTGGAGCTGCAAACCTGATGGAAGATGAAGGGTGCCAGGGTTCACAGTGCATTCATGCTTCACGTTGCAATTTTTACCAAGGGTGTAAATATTACACATTTGTTCTTCATTTAAGCAATCATTATGAAGACTTTGCCattaatgagaagggggcattgaCAGTGAAAATGTAAAGAGAGAAGtcagttagtttttttttaattgtggtAATCTAAACAAACCTAGCAGTCATGGAGAGGACAAGAGTAATGTGAGAAGGTACCCAATGCTAAAATATCTGATATGGTCTGAATAATATATTCCAAAGATTAATTATCTTGATGATGATTTTCAGACTAGTTATTCTATTGCCATCTTGTTGCGCTTTCGCAGTACATCTTCATTATTGTACATGATTACAGGCTGTAGTTCACTGACATAATGGTCCAGACTAGATTCATCTCTAATTTGGCCACCCACATTGCAGTCGTTCTCAGAGCTGATGTTTGGTGTAACAGCCGAGTTATCATTTTCACCCACAAGATACTTGGAATCTTCACAGTGGAGATCTTTCcccttaatatcatcagcacTCACACCTGGGCCAATTTGTGTACATTTCTGATGGTTTACTCCATGGCATTTTTGACGTTGTCTTATTTCATCATCTGTAGTTTTGTTGGACAACCATTTGTGTTCTATTTTGTCTTCCACCTCCTCACCAGAAAGTTGACTGGACTCAGAATAATCGGAGTCGTGCTGGCAACTGCATTTGGATTGGGCCGTCTCCTCAGGATAACCTTTGAAATATGAATCAAGAAATATTGACAATTAGATTACTTCAAACTTGACCTATACCTGGATATTAtattgtaaaacaaaaaaaatgtttcAGGGTAATATGATACTCTAATTTATTTACCTGAATTTGTAGCATCAGTCAACATAAATGGAAATGGCCTGTTATCAGAATGTTCTGACATTATTGAGGTTAAATTGGAGCAGCAAACACCTTTTGTGTGCTGTGCTGCTTTCTAAAGTCTTAAAGCGGCAAGTAGGCATACAGGATAGGCACAAAGAAGAATTGTTTGGCCATATTTGAAGCAACCATTAGTTAAATTGCATACTGAGTGAGTGATCAAGCAGCTGCTTTGACTTCAGAACAAACTTAAAGTTGAAGCAGTGAAGAACCAGCACTGTCCAAGCACTCCTAAAAATGGTGACAAGTGTTCAACACAATTGACATTACTGAGATTTTCCAATCTTCTCCTATTCCCATGGATGTGACAACCAGTCCGCAGAACACCAGATCCTGCTCCCTCCTCCACTTACAGTGAGTTATTTTCCAATGCCCTCCACAAGTGGGTTATGGTAACTTCTCACCCAACTTTCTAATTCTACCGGATAATCTTTAATGTCTGACAATGTGCATTGAATGGCACTCCCTTACTTTAGTAATGAGGCACTCGCATGGAATACAAATTCTGAAATTCAGAAACCAGTATTTTTTATGAATTAAGTAAGAAAATACATTCACTGTGCTTTACTTTGAGGGCTAAACAGTACATTATTAAAGAGGCAAACCTCCCACTATACCATATCGAACATGCAATCCTTTTCAAATGTGCTGTGTAGATTTGAGGATTTAGCTGTACCTTCAGTTTGCTCCATGCAAGGgtattcctctgtctcttcctcaGGACCAATGCCTTCAATGAATTTCTGCTCTTTCATGACTCTGGTGATTTCATTCAATTGTCTCAGTAAATTTTCTTCCTGTTCACTGGTATCATTTCTAAACCTTCAGACACACAAAATAAAAGATGTAGCATTTTCTATCAGACACTAACTTAAGATATGATCCAGAAAATCATGTAAGCATTGTTTTCCCTCACCCTCCCTAAATATTGAAATCTTCGTCCAAGAAGGAAAATGGTTCAGAAAAGTTGGAAATGGAGTGGACAACGGAAAGTGGATGAGAGGTGGTTGTTCTGGAAAGGGAAGTTTATAACATTTGTATGGATTGTTAGTCATTACCATGAAGAAATCCAAGAACTCCTTAGAGCTAGAGATAGTGAAAAGGCCCAAGTGAAGGCTGTATGATATGCCTTATCATCATCATAAATAAAAAGACCTGAGTATTGCTGTTGCCCTAGGATGATTCTAAAGCAGTTGAAGGACCTAAATCAATTAGGAAGTGTGATAACCCTTAATATAGTCCAGCACCTCTGAGTTCTAGAACATTGGAACTTTGGAAAACAGATCATTCAGCCTAACATAACTTTGCTAGATCATTGAACACCAGTATTATAGTTGAGTAAAGGTAACTACAGAGGAATGTGAGAGGAACTGGTCAAAGTTAATTGAAGGAAACAGGAGCATGGGTGATGACAGTACAGCAGCAATTGCTGCAGTGTCTGGGAGTTattcagaagacacaggatcGATTCATCACAAAGGAAAAGAAGCAATCTAAAGGGAGTATGAGGCAGCCatacaaggaaagtcaaagagcataagaacaaaagagagggcatataatatagcaaagattagtgggaagcttgaggatttggaagcttttaaaaactaaaaagcaacaaagagaaaagatgaaattagGGTAAGCTGAGTGGTGGAGCTATGATGGCACTTAAGAGTGActccttcaagctcatctgcggAAGCAACTTAATTCCTACCTTTAATATCTCTCTTCTCCCTTTTCAAAGTGGATGGGTTTCTGTTGGAGACCCTGACCTAGAATTACATTCAGACTTTGTTTCTTTGCGGCAGTTAGACCCGTTCCCAGGGTCTTATGACCAGCCGCTTTCCAATATTGTAAGGATGCTGTCTAGAAGACGAGTGTGCCTTCGGGTTCCGAGGAACATCGGGAACAGCGGATTGGCTGTTGGGGGGGCTCGATACTCAGCGAATCGCATTCTGTCTCTTCCTGACTCATTGGTGTGGGT
Proteins encoded in this region:
- the ric3a gene encoding uncharacterized protein ric3a isoform X2, producing the protein MEQHTVAARSNRPSPMAQHPMVSKSKQQWSARPHLPKSHQTDSIAKAKGGNGGGGNKGLMARIIPVYGFGLVMYILYILFKISSKGISQNPKTGKRCAGNQLGSRKRKITDYELAQLQAKLQETEVAMKQIASKMGNGSDKFRNDTSEQEENLLRQLNEITRVMKEQKFIEGIGPEEETEEYPCMEQTEGYPEETAQSKCSCQHDSDYSESSQLSGEEVEDKIEHKWLSNKTTDDEIRQRQKCHGVNHQKCTQIGPGVSADDIKGKDLHCEDSKYLVGENDNSAVTPNISSENDCNVGGQIRDESSLDHYVSELQPVIMYNNEDVLRKRNKMAIE
- the ric3a gene encoding protein RIC-3 isoform X1 encodes the protein MGSSALQKVLLISCVVLCCSIVFPRVFVFRSMKDQPRPQEARSNRPSPMAQHPMVSKSKQQWSARPHLPKSHQTDSIAKAKGGNGGGGNKGLMARIIPVYGFGLVMYILYILFKISSKGISQNPKTGKRCAGNQLGSRKRKITDYELAQLQAKLQETEVAMKQIASKMGNGSDKFRNDTSEQEENLLRQLNEITRVMKEQKFIEGIGPEEETEEYPCMEQTEGYPEETAQSKCSCQHDSDYSESSQLSGEEVEDKIEHKWLSNKTTDDEIRQRQKCHGVNHQKCTQIGPGVSADDIKGKDLHCEDSKYLVGENDNSAVTPNISSENDCNVGGQIRDESSLDHYVSELQPVIMYNNEDVLRKRNKMAIE